One Apodemus sylvaticus chromosome 23, mApoSyl1.1, whole genome shotgun sequence genomic window carries:
- the LOC127673658 gene encoding zinc finger protein 431-like isoform X2 — protein MLETYRNLTAIGYKWEDHNIEDDSENSGRHRRHFQRHEPTNSEEKPYECIQYDEAFAKNNYHQIHKNICTGFMSKAGLQIQRRTQAGEQVYDGNQCGKAFTHHSNLQKHKRIQTGQKPYACNQCGKAFARPSKLQIHKRTHTGEKPYECDQCGKAFARNSYLQIHKGTHSGEKPYECNQCGKAFVFLNSLQRHKRTHTEEKPYECDQCGKVFTHNSTLQKHKSTHSGEKPYECNQCGKAFVYHKSLQIHKRTHTGEKPYECDQCGKAFACPSTFRKHTRIHSGEKPYECNQCGKAFACHKSLQRHKRIHTGEKPYECDQCSKTFACHSNLQTHKRTHSGEKPCVCNQCGKTFAQHNNLQIHKRTHTGEKPYECNECGKAFAHHSHLQIHKRRHTGEKPYECNHCGKAFTCHSELHLHKRMHTGEKPYECNQCGKAFAQLSKLQRHNRTHTGEKPYECTQCGKAFARRSNLQRHKTTTHSGEKTL, from the exons atgctggagacctatagGAACCTCACTGCAATAG GCTATAAATGGGAAGATCACAATATTGAAGATGATAGTGAAAATTCTGGAAGACATAGAAG GCATTTTCAAAGACATGAACCAACTAATAGTGaggagaaaccctatgaatgtattCAATATGATGAAGCCTTTGCAAAAAATAATTACCATCAGATACATAAAAACATATGTACTGGATTTATgtctaaagctggtcttcaaatACAAAGAAGAACACAGGCTGGAGAACAAGTCTATGAtggtaaccaatgtggtaaagcctttactcATCACAGTAATCTTCAAAAGCATAAAAGAATACAAACTGGACAGAAACCCTATGcatgtaaccaatgtggcaaagcctttgcacgtCCCAGCAAACTTCAAatccataaaagaacacatactggagagaaaccctatgaatgtgaccaatgtggcaaagcctttgcccGTAATAGTTATCTTCAAATTCATAAAGGAACACATAGTggggagaaaccctatgaatgtaatcaatgtggcaaagcctttgtaTTTCTAAATAGTCTAcagagacataaaagaacacatactgaagaAAAACCCTATGAATGTGACCAATGTGGCAAAGTCTTTACGCATAACAGTACTCTTCAAAAGCATAAAAGCACACATAGTggggagaaaccctatgaatgtaaccaatgtggcaaagcctttgtaTATCACAAAAGCCTTCAAatccataaaagaacacatactggagaaaaaccctatgaatgtgaccagtgtggcaaagcctttgcatgtccCAGTACTTTTCGAAAGCATACAAGGATACATAGTggggagaaaccctatgaatgtaaccaatgtggcaaagcctttgcatgtcacaaaagtcttcaaaggcataaaagaatacatactggagaaaaaccctatGAATGTGACCAATGTAGCAAGACCTTTGCATGTCATAGTAATCTTCAaactcataaaagaacacatagtggggagaaaccctgtgtttgtaaccaatgtggcaaaaCCTTTGCACAACACAACAATCTTCAAatccataaaagaacacatactggagagaaaccttatgaatgtaatgaatgtggtaaggCCTTTGCCCATCACAGTCATCTTCAGATCCATAAAAGaagacatactggagagaaaccctatgaatgtaatcactgTGGAAAAGCCTTTACATGTCATAGCGAACTTCACCTCCATAAAAGAatgcatactggagagaaaccctatgaatgtaaccaatgtggcaaagcctttgcacagctgAGCAAACTTCAAAGACATAatagaacacatactggagaaaaaccctatgaatgtacccaatgtggcaaagcctttgcacgtCGGAGTAATCTTCAAAGACATAAAACAACAACACATAGTGGAGAAAAAAcgctatga